The proteins below are encoded in one region of Candidatus Thiodiazotropha sp. LNASS1:
- a CDS encoding efflux RND transporter permease subunit, translated as MIDWFARHPTAANLLMASIMILGLTALPGLQRETLPEIQNDKVEVRVVYKGATADEVEDAICRRLEDALEGISSLDEMTCESREGLGVATAVMLEGAQMTRFLDDVNAEIDAIDDFPAETELPVIEELGRTDAVISIAVTGPDDPVALKAYAEHLKSKLLTQEKIAEVTINGFSDHHIRIEIPAWRLRQYGLSAQDVANAIGRHSISTPAGRLEGDREEILLRFDDQRKQVDDFYDLVVISGSSGATIRLGDIARITDRFDRDEEKISFNGQRAAILNIAKTRSQDILNVLARVETFVARENLTAPEGLQLTLTQDRASVVQDRLDMLVRNGAQGLVAVFFVLWLFFSLRYSFWVTMGLPVSFLGALFILPVIGVTINMISMVGLLIGIGLLMDDAIVIAENIASRMAKGDKPLQAAITGVRQVLPGIASSFATTLLVFGSLAFITGDIGQILRIMPMVLIMVISVSLLEAFLILPHHLSHSLAHMNRKRVSRFRERFETGFDHLREAYFGPLLDRAIEYRYLTLGIVLMLLILAVAMPVGGKLKFVGFPDLDGDVIEARVLLPQGTPLAHTESIVHEISTALQRTNQAFLQQQPEQQPLVENITVIYGQNPDAYETGPHVARVVADLLSAEIRNAKLDDVINRWRQETGALTDVISVKFTEPTFGPGGRPIDLRLMGYDLARLKQASNELQDWLNAHQGVNDLSDDLRPGKREYRLHLKPGAGVLGLNAQQVAEQVRASYQGIKIDEFPVGPETYEVNLRLIADDRTDAEDLYNLSITGPGGSLIPLSVVADIEEVRGWARINRVNRQRTVTLQGDVDRSKANAQELLALAKRSFIPELLERYPDIQFDIQGESKESAKTGQSIVRNVLLGLVGVYMLLALQFKGYLAPITVMIVIPSALIGVIFGHMALGLDLTMPSIVGMASLFGVVVNDSILLVVFIRDHRAAGIPVAVAAKQAGRARFRPILLTSISTIAGLTPLLLEKSLQAQILIPLAASIAFGLTAATLVALFLVPAVYCILDDFNLLGELHNESDEEISGKNEELTGA; from the coding sequence ATGATCGACTGGTTCGCCCGGCATCCCACTGCCGCCAACCTGCTGATGGCATCGATCATGATTCTCGGCCTGACCGCCCTGCCCGGTCTGCAGCGGGAAACCCTGCCGGAGATCCAGAACGACAAAGTCGAGGTCCGGGTCGTCTACAAAGGGGCAACCGCGGATGAGGTGGAGGATGCCATCTGCCGCCGCCTTGAGGATGCCCTGGAGGGGATCAGCAGCCTGGATGAGATGACCTGTGAATCACGCGAGGGCCTGGGCGTGGCCACCGCGGTGATGCTGGAAGGGGCGCAGATGACCCGCTTCCTCGATGATGTGAATGCGGAGATCGATGCCATCGATGACTTCCCTGCCGAGACCGAGCTGCCGGTGATCGAGGAGTTGGGTCGAACCGACGCGGTGATCTCCATAGCGGTAACCGGTCCGGACGACCCGGTGGCCTTGAAGGCCTATGCGGAACACCTCAAGTCCAAACTGCTGACACAAGAGAAGATCGCCGAGGTCACTATCAACGGCTTTTCGGATCACCATATACGAATTGAAATTCCTGCCTGGCGACTTCGGCAATATGGCCTGTCTGCGCAGGATGTGGCCAACGCCATCGGCCGGCACAGCATCAGCACCCCAGCCGGACGCCTGGAAGGAGACAGGGAAGAGATCCTGCTGCGCTTCGACGATCAACGCAAGCAGGTGGACGATTTCTACGACCTGGTGGTGATCTCCGGCAGCAGCGGTGCCACTATCCGGCTCGGCGATATCGCGCGCATCACCGATCGCTTCGATCGTGACGAGGAGAAGATCAGCTTCAATGGCCAGCGTGCGGCCATTCTCAATATTGCCAAGACCCGTTCACAGGACATTCTAAACGTCCTCGCCAGGGTGGAGACGTTCGTGGCGAGGGAAAACCTGACCGCCCCGGAAGGTCTCCAACTTACGCTGACCCAGGACCGTGCCTCGGTGGTTCAGGATCGGCTCGATATGCTGGTGCGCAACGGTGCCCAGGGTCTTGTGGCGGTGTTTTTCGTACTCTGGCTGTTCTTCAGCTTGCGTTACAGTTTCTGGGTAACCATGGGTCTGCCGGTCTCCTTTCTCGGCGCCCTCTTCATCCTGCCGGTCATCGGCGTCACCATCAATATGATCTCCATGGTAGGACTGCTGATCGGCATTGGTCTGTTGATGGATGATGCGATCGTCATCGCTGAGAATATCGCCTCGCGTATGGCCAAGGGTGATAAACCGCTGCAAGCCGCAATCACCGGTGTGCGCCAGGTATTGCCCGGCATCGCCTCCTCGTTTGCCACCACACTGCTGGTGTTCGGCTCCCTTGCCTTCATCACCGGGGATATCGGTCAAATCCTGCGCATCATGCCGATGGTCTTGATCATGGTCATCAGCGTCAGTCTGCTGGAGGCCTTCCTGATTCTGCCGCACCATTTAAGCCACTCCCTGGCGCACATGAATCGCAAGCGGGTCTCCCGCTTCAGGGAACGGTTTGAAACCGGCTTTGACCACCTTCGAGAAGCTTACTTCGGTCCCTTGCTGGACCGCGCCATCGAGTATCGCTATTTAACCCTCGGTATCGTGCTGATGCTGCTTATCCTCGCCGTGGCCATGCCGGTGGGCGGAAAACTGAAGTTCGTCGGATTCCCCGATCTTGACGGCGATGTCATCGAGGCCCGGGTCCTGTTGCCCCAGGGGACACCCCTGGCACACACTGAATCCATCGTGCACGAGATAAGTACTGCACTGCAGCGCACCAACCAGGCCTTCCTGCAACAGCAGCCGGAGCAGCAGCCGCTGGTGGAGAACATCACTGTCATCTATGGTCAGAACCCGGATGCCTATGAAACCGGCCCCCATGTCGCCCGCGTGGTTGCCGACCTGCTCAGCGCCGAGATCAGAAATGCAAAACTGGATGACGTGATCAACCGCTGGCGCCAGGAGACGGGCGCGCTCACCGACGTGATTTCGGTCAAATTCACCGAACCCACCTTCGGCCCGGGCGGGCGCCCCATCGACCTGCGCCTGATGGGGTATGACCTGGCGCGTCTGAAACAGGCTTCCAACGAGCTGCAGGACTGGCTCAACGCCCACCAGGGGGTGAATGATCTGAGTGATGATCTGCGTCCCGGAAAACGGGAATACCGGCTCCATTTAAAGCCGGGAGCGGGTGTTTTGGGACTCAATGCGCAACAGGTTGCGGAACAGGTCCGGGCCTCCTATCAGGGTATCAAGATCGACGAGTTTCCCGTCGGCCCCGAGACCTACGAAGTCAATCTCAGGCTGATCGCGGATGATCGTACAGACGCGGAAGATCTCTACAATCTCAGCATCACCGGCCCCGGCGGCTCCCTCATCCCCCTCTCCGTGGTTGCCGATATCGAGGAGGTCAGAGGCTGGGCCCGTATCAACCGGGTCAACCGGCAACGGACCGTCACCCTGCAGGGCGACGTGGACCGCAGCAAGGCCAATGCGCAGGAGCTGTTGGCATTGGCCAAGCGCAGCTTCATTCCCGAACTCCTGGAGCGCTACCCCGATATCCAGTTCGATATCCAGGGAGAGAGCAAGGAGTCGGCGAAGACAGGCCAGTCTATCGTGCGCAATGTCCTGCTCGGCCTGGTCGGTGTCTATATGTTGCTGGCACTGCAATTCAAGGGCTATCTCGCTCCCATCACAGTGATGATAGTGATCCCGTCGGCCCTGATTGGCGTGATTTTCGGTCACATGGCCCTGGGGCTCGATCTGACCATGCCCAGTATCGTCGGTATGGCCTCCCTGTTTGGCGTGGTCGTCAATGATTCGATCCTGCTGGTGGTCTTTATCCGTGACCACCGCGCCGCGGGGATACCCGTGGCCGTGGCCGCCAAACAGGCAGGTCGGGCACGGTTCAGACCAATCCTGCTAACCTCGATCAGTACCATCGCAGGATTGACCCCCCTGTTGCTGGAAAAGAGTCTGCAGGCACAGATCCTGATCCCGCTCGCCGCCAGTATCGCTTTCGGCCTGACGGCAGCCACCCTGGTTGCGCTGTTTCTGGTCCCCGCCGTCTACTGTATTCTGGATGATTTTAATCTGCTCGGTGAACTACACAATGAAAGTGATGAGGAGATCTCCGGAAAGAACGAGGAGTTGACGGGCGCCTAG
- a CDS encoding ATP-binding protein, with translation MSVLSNELPYLSRPRIDEIGEARMRQMECHANREMARRSMPGGVVYIIAILVVGYTTDLASEHTVLFWLFTGLLLLTGVTRLVSGNLVTRGNDGSEAVPFKILAGSVVVNAVVWGCFVAVLVMIYETDWPAYLTLFFTAGIATGVMASFCVRRGVGRISLVAMLLPISMANASLMNMQGYALVFASLAFLAYMLAQLNYWHREYWRALLNTHLAEVRSQELERARDEAESAARAKSEFLANMSHEIRTPMNGILGMLELVSDSGLDEKRRRYLKTARSSARSLLILINDILDFSKIDAGQLGLESEVVDLHQLLDEIVDLFSVQAERLSIGLSCNVSPEAPRFVYGDPVRLRQVLTNLVGNAIKFTEHGGVEIHMTYEDESHRFSVKDSGIGIAPEAMERLFRAFTQADSSTTRKYGGTGLGLIISQRIVELMGSSLEMKSQPGAGTTVGFRLRLPTADEPRDTACMADNGRQSEAERRLVDSDRGIALDDMPDGVRILLVEDNPINQELCEAMLEELDVVGALAKDGAIALKMLAESHYDLVLMDCQMPEMDGYEATRIWRDREKRHDKRRLPIIALTANALEGDRERCLAAGMDDYLSKPYTKEVLREKLLTWLSYARQHEID, from the coding sequence ATGTCCGTCCTCTCTAACGAGTTGCCATATCTTTCACGCCCTAGGATTGACGAAATCGGCGAGGCACGCATGCGGCAGATGGAGTGTCATGCGAATCGGGAGATGGCAAGGCGATCGATGCCGGGGGGTGTCGTCTACATCATCGCTATCCTTGTGGTTGGATATACGACCGACCTTGCCTCCGAGCATACTGTGTTGTTTTGGTTGTTCACCGGCCTTTTATTGCTTACAGGCGTGACCCGGCTTGTTTCCGGTAATCTGGTTACACGTGGGAATGACGGTTCAGAAGCCGTGCCTTTCAAGATTTTGGCCGGCAGCGTGGTGGTCAATGCTGTTGTTTGGGGCTGTTTCGTTGCTGTCCTGGTGATGATCTATGAGACGGATTGGCCGGCATATCTGACCCTTTTCTTCACCGCGGGGATAGCGACCGGCGTCATGGCCAGTTTTTGCGTGCGCCGGGGTGTGGGAAGGATCTCGTTGGTTGCGATGCTGTTGCCTATAAGTATGGCGAATGCATCGCTCATGAATATGCAGGGCTATGCCCTGGTATTTGCTTCATTGGCATTTCTCGCCTATATGCTGGCGCAACTGAATTACTGGCATCGTGAGTATTGGAGAGCTTTGCTTAACACTCATTTGGCGGAAGTCAGGTCGCAGGAATTGGAACGGGCAAGGGATGAAGCAGAGTCCGCGGCACGGGCTAAATCGGAGTTTCTCGCGAATATGAGCCATGAGATACGTACCCCCATGAATGGTATCCTGGGTATGCTTGAATTGGTATCAGACAGCGGTTTGGATGAGAAGAGGCGACGATACCTCAAAACAGCGCGCAGTTCTGCAAGATCACTGCTGATTTTGATCAACGACATACTGGATTTCTCAAAAATCGATGCCGGTCAGTTAGGCCTCGAGTCGGAAGTTGTCGATCTGCACCAGTTACTGGATGAGATCGTTGATCTTTTTTCTGTGCAGGCGGAACGTCTGTCCATTGGCTTGAGTTGCAACGTCTCGCCCGAAGCGCCTCGATTCGTATATGGTGATCCGGTCAGGCTAAGGCAGGTTTTAACCAATTTGGTGGGCAATGCCATTAAGTTTACTGAACACGGCGGCGTGGAGATCCATATGACCTATGAGGATGAGTCGCACCGTTTTTCAGTGAAGGACAGCGGCATCGGGATAGCCCCTGAAGCCATGGAGAGACTGTTTCGCGCATTCACTCAAGCCGATAGTTCCACGACACGAAAGTATGGCGGTACCGGGCTTGGTCTTATCATCTCACAACGCATCGTTGAATTAATGGGCTCGTCTTTGGAGATGAAAAGCCAACCGGGAGCAGGGACAACGGTTGGCTTTCGTTTGCGCTTGCCAACGGCCGATGAACCGCGTGATACGGCATGTATGGCGGACAATGGCCGGCAGAGTGAGGCCGAGCGACGCCTGGTCGACAGTGATAGAGGTATTGCACTCGACGACATGCCGGATGGAGTGCGGATACTCCTGGTGGAGGATAATCCGATAAATCAGGAGTTGTGCGAAGCCATGCTTGAGGAGTTGGATGTGGTTGGCGCGTTGGCTAAAGATGGCGCTATTGCCCTTAAAATGCTTGCTGAATCCCACTACGATCTAGTGCTGATGGATTGCCAGATGCCCGAGATGGATGGTTACGAGGCAACCCGCATATGGCGCGATCGGGAAAAACGGCATGACAAGAGAAGATTGCCGATCATAGCCTTGACCGCAAACGCCCTGGAGGGTGACCGGGAACGTTGTCTCGCGGCCGGTATGGATGACTATTTGAGCAAGCCTTATACCAAAGAGGTGCTACGGGAAAAATTGCTGACGTGGCTAAGCTACGCCAGGCAGCATGAGATTGACTGA
- a CDS encoding SulP family inorganic anion transporter: MWEHIQSLMAGWKGAFIPFLSWIGEIKDKETVRADIVAGITVALVLVPQSMAYAQLAGLPVYYGLYASFLPPMVAAFFGSSRQLATGPVAVVSLMTAAALEPLATSPDTYLAYAVLLAFMVGIFQMFLGLFKLGVLVDFLSHPVVVGFTNAGALIIATSQLGKVFGVSVEREAHHYETVWNTILAAMENTHGSTLGMAILAFAIMWGIRRYAPNFPGVLIAVVVTTLIAWLAGFNEAGGRVVGDIPKGLPALSLPVFDVKTVWQLIPAAITISLIGFMEAISIAKAMAARTRQRLNANQELIGQGLSNVVASVFSGYPVSGSFSRSAVNINAGAITGFSSIVTGLVVMITLIFLTPLLYHLPQATLAAVIIMAVINLIKIDPIIHAWKAQPHDAIVAVITFVLTLIFAPHLDKGIIIGVLLSLGLFLWRTMRPRFAQLSRYKDGTMRDIRVRHLPTSPVISVVRFDGSLYFASAGYFETKMLGVVAANPELKYIILDGEAINQIDATGEEVLHHLWERLQAQGIHLVIARMKKQFMDTIRRTGLKDKMGDDTFYSRIGLALNYVWNQLGDSYDRENCPLRSPIGAGKE, encoded by the coding sequence ATGTGGGAGCATATACAGAGTCTGATGGCAGGCTGGAAAGGGGCATTCATCCCGTTTCTGAGCTGGATCGGAGAGATTAAGGACAAAGAGACGGTTAGAGCCGATATTGTCGCAGGTATTACCGTCGCCCTGGTGCTGGTGCCTCAATCGATGGCCTACGCCCAACTTGCCGGTCTTCCGGTCTACTACGGTCTCTACGCCTCGTTTCTCCCGCCCATGGTCGCCGCCTTTTTCGGCTCGTCGCGGCAATTGGCCACCGGCCCGGTAGCCGTGGTGTCGCTGATGACGGCGGCGGCCCTTGAACCCCTTGCCACCTCTCCCGACACCTATCTGGCCTATGCAGTGCTGTTGGCCTTCATGGTCGGTATATTTCAGATGTTTCTCGGCCTGTTCAAGCTCGGCGTACTGGTGGACTTCCTCTCTCACCCGGTTGTTGTCGGCTTTACAAACGCCGGCGCCCTGATTATCGCAACCTCCCAACTGGGCAAGGTGTTTGGCGTCTCCGTGGAACGAGAGGCCCATCACTACGAGACTGTATGGAACACCATCTTGGCGGCCATGGAGAATACCCACGGCTCAACCTTGGGGATGGCGATTCTGGCATTTGCCATTATGTGGGGCATCCGCCGCTACGCCCCCAACTTTCCCGGTGTCCTGATCGCGGTTGTCGTTACCACTCTGATAGCCTGGCTCGCCGGATTCAATGAAGCCGGCGGTAGAGTGGTTGGCGACATACCCAAAGGCCTGCCTGCATTGTCGCTGCCGGTTTTTGACGTTAAGACAGTCTGGCAACTGATTCCCGCGGCTATCACCATCTCTCTGATCGGCTTTATGGAGGCTATCTCGATTGCCAAGGCGATGGCCGCACGTACACGCCAGCGCCTGAACGCCAATCAGGAGCTCATCGGACAAGGGCTCTCCAATGTGGTGGCCAGCGTGTTCTCCGGTTATCCGGTTTCAGGCTCGTTTTCCCGTTCCGCAGTGAATATCAATGCCGGCGCCATCACCGGGTTCTCCTCGATCGTCACCGGCCTGGTGGTGATGATCACCTTGATCTTCCTGACTCCGCTGCTCTATCACCTGCCGCAGGCCACCCTGGCAGCCGTGATCATCATGGCGGTCATCAATCTGATCAAGATCGATCCGATCATCCACGCCTGGAAGGCGCAGCCCCATGACGCGATCGTTGCAGTCATCACCTTTGTCCTGACCCTGATATTCGCACCCCATCTCGACAAGGGCATCATCATCGGCGTACTCCTCTCGCTCGGGCTGTTCCTATGGCGCACCATGCGGCCCCGCTTCGCCCAGCTCTCCCGATACAAAGACGGCACCATGCGCGATATCCGGGTACGTCATCTGCCGACCAGCCCGGTGATCTCCGTAGTACGTTTCGACGGCTCACTCTATTTCGCCAGCGCGGGCTATTTCGAAACCAAGATGCTTGGTGTGGTTGCCGCCAATCCGGAGTTGAAATACATCATTCTGGATGGTGAAGCCATCAATCAGATCGACGCCACCGGAGAGGAAGTCCTGCACCACTTGTGGGAACGGCTTCAGGCACAGGGAATCCACCTCGTCATCGCGCGCATGAAGAAACAGTTCATGGACACGATTCGACGTACAGGGTTGAAGGATAAGATGGGTGACGACACCTTCTACTCTCGCATCGGTCTGGCACTGAACTATGTTTGGAACCAGTTGGGTGACTCCTACGACAGAGAGAATTGCCCTCTGCGTTCTCCAATCGGCGCCGGCAAGGAGTGA
- a CDS encoding efflux RND transporter periplasmic adaptor subunit, with protein MLDNHPHWRKLLILPPIALGILILMVMAGNRQPPLKVERGEPTKLVRTVEARQLELVPVAEGYGTVQPARVWNAVAQVAGRIVDIHPRLRDGEIISGGSLLVQIDPADYQLNLAQAEAELAELEVEASNAKASLSIEERSLGIAQREFQRVSKLAKKGTASQSAVDDTERNLLASRNAVQNVKNTLALIPTKRKVLAAKRTQAERDLQNTRLLAPFNLRVANMSIEVDQYVGKGETLLAGDAVDRVEIIARFPMASLRRLFIGRERRDITTDILEGNLADFVALKPRVRLDLGTTIAEWEAEFVRFSDNVDPETRTMGVVVAVDRPFEKIEPGIRPPLSKGMFVQVMLQGKPQPERIVIPRSAIRDGVVYLADEENRLRRQPVDLLFSQGEISIVASGVTAGQKIIVSDLVPAVSGMRLDTKTDTEIEEALSAAAKGEQ; from the coding sequence ATGCTTGACAACCACCCCCATTGGCGCAAATTGCTGATCCTGCCCCCCATCGCACTGGGTATCCTGATACTGATGGTGATGGCCGGCAACAGACAACCACCACTGAAGGTGGAGCGTGGCGAACCCACCAAACTGGTACGCACCGTGGAGGCCCGCCAGCTCGAACTGGTTCCGGTGGCGGAAGGGTATGGCACCGTACAGCCCGCACGGGTCTGGAACGCGGTGGCGCAGGTGGCAGGCCGCATCGTTGATATTCATCCACGACTCAGAGACGGCGAAATCATCAGTGGGGGCAGTCTGCTGGTGCAGATCGATCCCGCCGATTATCAGCTCAACCTGGCCCAGGCCGAGGCGGAACTGGCCGAATTGGAGGTGGAGGCATCGAATGCCAAGGCCTCGCTGTCGATCGAAGAGCGTAGTCTGGGCATTGCGCAACGGGAGTTTCAACGGGTCAGCAAACTGGCAAAAAAAGGTACCGCATCCCAGAGCGCCGTGGATGATACCGAACGCAACCTGCTCGCCAGTCGGAATGCGGTACAGAATGTCAAAAACACCCTGGCGTTGATACCCACCAAGCGCAAGGTCCTGGCGGCCAAGCGGACCCAGGCCGAGCGGGATCTGCAGAATACCCGCCTGCTCGCACCATTCAACCTGCGGGTTGCCAACATGAGTATCGAGGTCGACCAATATGTCGGCAAGGGGGAGACCCTGCTTGCCGGGGATGCGGTGGATCGGGTCGAGATCATCGCGCGATTTCCGATGGCATCCCTGCGTCGACTCTTTATCGGTCGCGAGCGGCGGGACATCACCACCGATATCCTGGAGGGTAATCTGGCGGACTTCGTCGCACTGAAGCCACGGGTCAGGCTCGATCTGGGTACGACAATCGCCGAGTGGGAGGCTGAGTTCGTACGATTCAGTGACAACGTGGATCCGGAGACCCGCACCATGGGTGTTGTGGTCGCCGTCGACAGACCCTTTGAGAAGATCGAACCGGGTATCCGCCCGCCCCTCTCGAAGGGGATGTTCGTGCAGGTTATGTTGCAGGGAAAACCGCAACCCGAACGTATCGTGATACCCCGTTCCGCAATCAGGGATGGCGTCGTCTACCTGGCCGATGAGGAGAATCGCCTGCGCCGTCAGCCGGTGGATCTGCTGTTCAGTCAGGGAGAGATCAGCATCGTCGCATCCGGCGTAACCGCCGGCCAGAAGATCATCGTTTCCGACCTGGTGCCTGCCGTCAGTGGTATGCGGCTCGACACAAAGACGGACACAGAGATCGAAGAGGCGCTCTCTGCCGCCGCGAAGGGTGAACAATGA
- a CDS encoding NuoM family protein — protein MPDLSYLLLTPFVGALAITFLPRDARWAIRATALFASAVTFALSWAYIGDFDYNQAGLQFFHQTEWNTRLGTSFALGLDGFSYPMVLLATLLSLVALLASTAISERIKGYYILVLLLESAMLGVFMAQDWSLFYVFWELTLIPLFFLIDRWGGKNRHGAALNFVLYTMGGSVFMLISLLVLFDSVPGHSFSMSAMAESGRTLPQHTQILIFLGFLVGFGVKMPIFPLHGWLPLAHVEAPSPISILLSGILLKMGSYGLIRAAGMLPDAVLALQDILAALAFISLIYGGLLAWRHSDLKAMIAYSSVSHMGVVLLGIAALNLAGLHGALMQMVAHGLVAGSLFLLIGLLYERTRTREVTDYSSLVRVMPRFAFFTTLAFIAAVSLPGTAGFIAELNALIGGFARWGWVAALLTIGVLLSAAYAVRTISQLFTGPVRPGMQNVEDLRPSELLAAGTLAAGTLLLGFMPGPVLNLVNASAVQLSSLFSL, from the coding sequence ATGCCCGATCTGAGTTATCTGCTCCTGACACCGTTCGTCGGAGCGCTCGCCATCACTTTCCTGCCCCGAGATGCTCGTTGGGCCATTCGCGCAACCGCCCTGTTTGCGTCGGCGGTAACGTTCGCACTCTCTTGGGCCTATATCGGCGACTTCGATTACAACCAGGCGGGCTTGCAGTTTTTTCATCAGACAGAGTGGAACACCCGCCTCGGCACCTCGTTCGCCCTGGGTCTGGACGGCTTCTCCTATCCCATGGTGCTGCTGGCTACCCTATTGAGCCTGGTGGCGCTTCTCGCCTCTACAGCCATTAGCGAGAGAATCAAGGGCTACTATATTCTGGTGCTCTTGCTGGAGTCGGCGATGCTCGGTGTCTTCATGGCACAGGACTGGTCGCTGTTTTACGTATTTTGGGAATTGACCCTGATCCCGCTGTTCTTCCTCATCGACCGCTGGGGGGGTAAAAACCGCCACGGAGCGGCACTGAATTTCGTCCTCTACACCATGGGCGGTTCGGTATTCATGCTGATAAGCCTGCTTGTGTTGTTCGATTCCGTACCGGGCCACAGCTTCTCCATGTCAGCAATGGCTGAGAGCGGGCGTACCCTGCCTCAGCACACCCAGATATTGATTTTTCTCGGTTTCCTGGTCGGTTTCGGGGTAAAGATGCCAATCTTCCCCCTCCACGGCTGGCTCCCACTGGCCCATGTCGAGGCACCGAGCCCAATCTCTATACTACTATCTGGCATCTTGTTGAAAATGGGTTCATACGGACTGATTCGCGCTGCGGGTATGCTGCCGGATGCGGTGCTCGCACTCCAGGATATTCTTGCCGCACTCGCCTTTATCAGCCTTATCTACGGTGGTTTATTGGCCTGGAGGCACAGTGATCTGAAAGCGATGATCGCCTACTCATCCGTGAGCCATATGGGGGTCGTTCTACTCGGGATTGCAGCACTCAACCTGGCCGGTCTGCACGGTGCCTTGATGCAGATGGTCGCCCACGGTCTGGTGGCGGGTTCGCTGTTCCTCTTGATCGGCTTGCTCTACGAACGGACCCGCACGCGTGAAGTGACCGACTACAGCTCTCTTGTGAGGGTGATGCCAAGGTTTGCATTTTTCACCACCCTTGCCTTTATTGCCGCTGTCTCACTCCCCGGTACGGCTGGATTCATTGCAGAGCTCAACGCCTTGATTGGCGGATTCGCCCGCTGGGGATGGGTCGCCGCCCTATTGACCATCGGTGTGCTTCTCAGCGCCGCCTATGCAGTGCGCACCATCAGTCAGCTATTTACCGGACCGGTTCGCCCCGGCATGCAGAATGTGGAGGATCTACGTCCCTCCGAGCTGCTGGCGGCTGGTACCTTGGCGGCCGGCACCCTGCTGCTTGGATTCATGCCCGGTCCAGTGCTCAACCTGGTGAATGCCTCCGCTGTGCAACTTTCAAGCCTGTTCTCATTGTAG
- a CDS encoding cyclic nucleotide-binding/CBS domain-containing protein gives MACNLSKFITESVASLDSSTNIQTAAAYMAEHGLGSLVVTENGEVIGLFTERDLLTRVVGAGKDPDALNLGEVCTRNLISVSSDSSCAYAIKLMRRNRCRRLLVYRHDNLQGLVNMSEVAHALADHNSSKNILVNLVGGITLVVVLVVIGMLISHIPDMMQLADRTLK, from the coding sequence ATGGCATGCAACCTAAGCAAGTTCATCACTGAGTCCGTCGCTTCCCTAGACAGCAGCACCAACATACAAACCGCGGCAGCCTATATGGCGGAACACGGACTCGGTTCACTTGTGGTTACCGAAAATGGTGAGGTTATCGGACTTTTCACCGAGCGTGACCTGTTGACGCGCGTTGTTGGTGCGGGCAAGGATCCGGATGCACTAAATTTGGGCGAAGTCTGTACCCGCAACCTGATCTCCGTCTCCTCCGACAGTTCCTGCGCCTATGCCATCAAGCTGATGCGTCGCAATCGCTGCCGCCGTCTTCTGGTCTACCGCCATGACAATCTCCAGGGTTTGGTCAATATGTCGGAAGTCGCCCACGCCCTGGCTGATCACAACTCTTCCAAGAACATCCTTGTCAACCTGGTGGGGGGTATCACACTGGTTGTCGTGCTGGTGGTGATCGGCATGTTGATTTCCCATATCCCGGACATGATGCAGCTCGCTGACCGCACCCTGAAGTAA